In a genomic window of Diabrotica undecimpunctata isolate CICGRU chromosome 2, icDiaUnde3, whole genome shotgun sequence:
- the LOC140433983 gene encoding uncharacterized protein C21orf140 homolog yields the protein MQEWLRERNIAYTASMLKPDLYNIIKLHKPRYVKYAIDRIIRAQGHDVFRLPPYHPDLNPIEMVWAALKSYVGARNVDFTFTSIQQLSDEFFETFPVEVWKKITDKVIATERELMSKEPLIDVVVDRIVINPDEDSDSDDLQLNSDSENSELDI from the coding sequence ATGCAGGAATGGCTTCGGGAAAGAAATATTGCATATACTGCCTCTATGTTGAAGCCTGATctctataacataataaaattgcaTAAACCTCGTTATGTAAAATATGCAATCGATAGAATTATACGAGCACAAGGACATGATGTATTTAGACTCCCACCATACCATCCAGATTTGAATCCCATTGAAATGGTTTGGGCAGCTTTGAAATCATATGTAGGAGCCAGAAATGTAGACTTTACATTTACATCAATCCAGCAGCTGTCGGACGAATTTTTTGAAACCTTTCCTGTGGAGGTGTGGAAAAAAATAACAGACAAAGTCATCGCAACTGAACGTGAATTGATGTCAAAAGAGCCACTAATTGATGTAGTCGTAGATCGTATTGTTATTAATCCAGATGAAGATTCAGATAGCGACGATTTACAATTAAATTCCGACAGCGAAAATAGCGAACttgatatttga